Proteins from a genomic interval of Trichoderma breve strain T069 chromosome 2, whole genome shotgun sequence:
- a CDS encoding sigma domain on NACHT-NTPases domain-containing protein, translated as MSGAELIGIISGIISIVDASLKIYEAVEDASGLPRCFRNVAARLPTVQDTLEIARETLEEEEKEGNEELSRVKSRDALVKILESCYDKATVLNKTLHTIMPTQGASKARRCVKAIKMFPAAEKIESLMNGILNDVHVLAANHSVKSATRTQVNDLTDMIRNTTVEKREPIYFGRRTTVTFYNTGRGSQFVHEGQGDQNISMGTGVQFNGPSTAPIYITVTGI; from the coding sequence ATGTCCGGCGCCGAGCTAATTGGAATTATTTCAGGCATCATCTCGATAGTGGATGCCTCGCTGAAAATTTACGAAGCCGTCGAGGATGCCTCAGGCCTACCACGATGCTTCCGCAATGTGGCTGCACGCCTCCCCACCGTCCAAGATACATTGGAAATAGCGAGAGAGaccttggaagaagaagaaaaggagggTAATGAAGAATTATCGAGGGTAAAATCGCGCGACGCCTTGGTCAAGATTCTTGAGAGCTGTTATGACAAAGCGACTGTGCTCAACAAGACTCTACACACTATAATGCCTACACAAGGGGCATCCAAAGCAAGGCGCTGTGTGAAAGCGATCAAGATGTTCCCTGCCGCCGAAAAAATCGAGAGCCTAATGAATGGCATCCTAAACGATGTACACGTGCTGGCTGCGAACCACTCGGTGAAATCAGCCACTCGGACCCAGGTTAATGATCTTACCGACATGATAAGGAACACGACAGTTGAGAAACGAGAACCCATATACTTTGGCCGCCGCACGACTGTGACATTTTACAATACCGGCAGGGGATCCCAGTTCGTCCATGAGGGACAAGGCGATCAGAACATCTCAATGGGAACAGGGGTACAGTTCAACGGACCATCAACAGCACCCATATATATCACAGTGACAGGCATATGA
- a CDS encoding ankyrin repeats (3 copies) domain-containing protein translates to MSILERQDHPNVVANNSGHGSQYISEGLGDQNAVYGGMMVNQHFNYVNIFKWLTTQPNQVPLDFTPYQHNLIIQLSKGTGKWILNSEEFLEWKEVSNSSRILWMQGILGSGKTILLSLIVDSIEKQIQNQDETACIYFFFQAEKHAVPLKRIWATLLTQLLSANSSNIASDLKKKFTDPFKRLAALNPSEYFDLFKAQAATFKTVYLVIDALDSCQNAPREATLKRFQKALVDLPDNVRILFTSRDNYIGKDIGAHRELSITPREADVSAYVKNRIADDTRLRSVLSKAEHQDEIIRGVTTRAMSSKMFLSAKLYMDHLSKQGTTLFEIMQALEHLPDSALGAFKALTKQIAQRLKINRGSGELLLTKHILLWVSHAKVDMNIEQIRDSFAIHKSEGGCYEDHRPAKELVMRACTGLVKTEKGTFGLVHKSVKKHLLQFEIISNDADLEIGKTCLYFLINACKEKENSPLLQYAAKCWWAHLNSKDQVFDKKTDSLVLSLLEDGPNLTRAFDAMEEVEGGAFNGMTGWHAAVHFDLLSWAERLPPNIDVDAQCSDGQTALHWAVRYGRRKFVELLIRKSANLNLCDQAGDTPLHKGLVGPTADNVAIVKALIKSGARLDIRNGKGVSPLETVIQYGPPSIAKLMIESKEDINAEIFEDWTLLRYVFEISGVVDQGSLETKHGEWDQLQVAVTHHFQSLTELLFELGVDLNRPSTKDGWTPLVFAASKKNISLMRRLLNREPNPARVDMQDREKKTSLWWATHHGMTDAVQLLVKHGANVSEACGDGSTPLHEAVKKKNSRLVQLFASLGANVNTKVPKTSTLLIEAIRLQDHDTVWVLLNAGAKPNEQDLNGKSALFYAIERQDNNLVWLLINKGASVTAPSLAKKAGGKNMGMYMQPPLEQALRRKNNSAAWLLCEHGASPGAVIDETGRTLLHLAAYSGDLEAARLLIQRGASIVVQGEGGLTPLHYAVLLGREDIVTLLSSHIAEASSFDVTDAYGNTALSLATLKRNPAIIEILVRRGASCKAAGSKGLTPLHHAARLGFGIGLRLLLDGGGDANSVDDNSFTPIHHVVNGYSDQSLINMLAEAGANLNLKDRSGRTPLMLAAQLGKHELVVCLLDAGAGAGVVDAGGYTAYHYGENYPDIQELLRTRGGRHM, encoded by the exons ATGTCGATACTCGAGAGACAAGATCACCCGAACGTAGTTGCCAACAATTCGGGACATGGTAGCCAATACATATCTGAAGGCCTTGGAGACCAGAATGCGGTGTATGGTGGTATGATGGTTAATCAGCACTTCAACT ATGTAAACATATTCAAGTGGTTAACGACCCAACCAAATCAAGTTCCACTCGATTTCACTCCGTATCAACACAATCTCATCATTCAGCTGTCTAAGGGTACCGGCAAGTGGATTCTCAACTCTGAGGAGTTTCTCGAGTGGAAAGAAGTCTCCAACTCGTCCCGAATTCTATGGATGCAAGGCATAC TTGGATCTGGTAAAACTATACTCCT GTCGCTTATCGTTGATTCTATCGAAAAACAGATCCAAAACCAAGATGAAACTGCTTGcatttacttcttttttcaaGCGGAGAAGCACGCTGTCCCACTCAAGCGTATCTGGGCGACGTTGCTGACCCAGCTCTTGAGCGCAAATTCGAGCAACATAGCAAGTgatctgaagaagaaattcaCGGATCCGTTCAAAAGATTAGCCGCACTTAATCCATCGGAATATTTCGATCTCTTCAAGGCACAGGCAGCTACCTTCAAAACAGTTTATCTTGTCATCGATGCCCTGGATAGCTGCCAGAACGCTCCCCGAGAAGCGACGCTAAAGAGGTTCCAAAAAGCTCTCGTGGATCTCCCAGATAATGTTCGTATTCTTTTCACATCTAGAGACAATTATATAGGAAAAGACATCGGAGCGCATCGAGAGTTATCCATCACACCAAGAGAGGCAGATGTGTCGGCCTATGTCAAGAATCGAATTGCGGATGATACACGCTTACGAAGCGTACTGTCTAAGGCTGAACACCAAGACGAGATTATAAGAGGTGTTACAACGAGGGCCATGTCTAGCAAGAT GTTTTTGTCAGCCAAACTTTACATGGATCATTTGAGCAAGCAAGGAACCACCCTTTTTGAGATAATGCAGGCTTTGGAGCATCTCCCCGACAGCGCATTGGGAGCATTTAAAGCATTAACGAAGCAAATTGCTCAGAGGTTAAAGATAAACAGGGGCAGCGGTGAACTCCTTTTAACAAAACATATCCTCCTCTGGGTCTCACATGCCAAAGTCGATATGAATATTGAACAGATCCGGGATAGCTTCGCTATCCACAAGAGCGAGGGGGGCTGCTATGAGGACCATCGTCCTGCCAAAGAGCTAGTGATGCGCGCTTGCACAGGATTGGTCAAAACTGAAAAGGGGACGTTTGGCTTAGTCCATAAGTCAGTTAAGAAGCACCTTCTCCAGTTTGAAATTATATCCAACGATGCCGACCTGGAGATAGGCAAAACGTGCTTATACTTTCTGATCAATGCGtgcaaggaaaaggagaactCTCCACTGCTACAATATGCCGCCAAATGTTGGTGGGCACACCTCAACAGTAAAGATCAGGTGTTCGACAAGAAGACAGACTCACTGGTTCTGAGCCTCCTCGAAGATGGGCCCAACCTCACCAGAGCCTTTGATGCAatggaggaggtggaaggCGGTGCATTTAACGGCATGACAGGCTGGCACGCCGCCGTACATTTCGACCTTCTGTCGTGGGCCGAGCGTCTTCCGCCCAATATCGATGTCGACGCTCAATGTTCAGATGGCCAGACGGCTTTGCACTGGGCAGTTCGATACGGTCGACGAAAATTTGTGGAACTTTTGATCCGCAAATCGGCAAACTTAAACTTATGTGATCAGGCTGGCGATACACCCCTCCATAAAGGCCTCGTGGGGCCAACTGCGGACAATGTGGCAATAGTTAAGGCGCTCATAAAGTCCGGTGCGCGGCTGGATATCCGAAACGGAAAGGGTGTGTCACCCCTAGAAACCGTCATCCAATACGGGCCTCCATCGATTGCTAAGCTGATGATTGAGAGCAAAGAGGATATCAACGCTGAGATATTTGAAGACTGGACGTTGTTGAGATACGTTTTTGAGATCTCTGGTGTAGTAGACCAAGGGAGCCTGGAGACCAAACATGGAGAATGGGATCAGCTACAGGTTGCAGTCACACACCATTTCCAATCCCTTACCGAACTGCTATTTGAGCTCGGCGTTGACCTTAATCGCCCTTCCACTAAAGATGGATGGACTCCCCTCGTATTCGCagccagcaagaagaacatcTCCCTGATGCGGCGGCTACTGAATCGAGAGCCTAACCCTGCTCGAGTCGACATGCAGGAtcgagagaagaaaacttCTCTTTGGTGGGCCACACATCACGGAATGACCGATGCGGTTCAGCTACTAGTTAAACACGGTGCCAATGTGAGCGAGGCTTGTGGTGATGGCTCGACTCCGTTGCATGAGGcagtcaagaagaaaaacagcaGGCTGGTGCAGCTATTTGCCAGCCTCGGGGCGAACGTGAACACAAAAGTGCCAAAAACGTCAACCTTGTTGATTGAGGCTATCAGGCTGCAAGATCATGACACAGTCTGGGTGCTGCTGAACGCGGGGGCAAAGCCAAACGAGCAGGACCTCAACGGCAAGTCAGCACTCTTTTACGCTATTGAGAGGCAAGACAACAACCTCGTATGGCTCTTAATCAATAAAGGTGCTTCCGTCACAGCCCCGAGCCTCGCCAAGAAAGCCGGCGGCAAGAATATGGGCATGTATATGCAGCCGCCCCTCGAACAAGCACTAAGACGAAAGAACAATTCAGCCGCATGGCTGCTTTGTGAACATGGAGCCTCCCCAGGCGCTGTTATTGATGAGACGGGTAGAACGTTACTGCATTTGGCGGCATACAGCGGAGATCTTGAAGCTGCTCGTCTCCTTATTCAGCGTGGCGCTAGCATTGTTGTCCAAGGGGAGGGTGGGCTAACACCGTTACATTATGCTGTTTTGCTGGGTAGGGAAGATATTGTCACCCTACTAAGCTCCCACATTGCAGAAGCGTCATCCTTCGATGTCACTGATGCTTATGGCAATACGGCCCTTTCTCTGGCCACACTGAAACGGAATCCAGCCATAATAGAGATCCTAGTCCGTCGCGGAGCCTCTTGCAAGGCAGCTGGCTCGAAAGGCCTGACACCACTACATCACGCCGCTCGTCTGGGATTTGGAATAGGGCTTCGCCTGTTATTAGATGGCGGGGGTGATGCAAACTCGGTTGACGACAATTCCTTCACGCCAATCCACCACGTTGTCAATGGCTATTCCGACCAGAGCTTAATAAACATGTTAGCAGAGGCTGGCGCTAATCTGAACCTGAAAGACAGGAGTGGTCGAACGCCACTAATGCTGGCTGCTCAGCTGGGTAAACATGAGCTGGTAGTTTGTctccttgatgctggagctggtgctggagTGGTCGATGCAGGTGGATATACGGCATATCACTATGGAGAGAATTATCCTGACATCCAAGAACTGCTCAGAACACGTGGAGGAAGACACATGTAG